From Phocoena sinus isolate mPhoSin1 chromosome 16, mPhoSin1.pri, whole genome shotgun sequence:
CCCCCACTGCCCACACAACACGGTCTCTGACTCTTTCACTGTCCACTGCTATACCCAACCACAAGGCTTGCCAAGCACCCCCCCACATGGGCACACCCTGGCCGGGGGCAGGTACACCACGACCTCCACCCCACAGCACAACCCAGTCAGTCAGGTGCATACTCAGCCCTCCCAGCACCACCCCGACCAAACTCAGCAAGGCGCAGACGCTAAGCCCTCACACTCCAACTCTCGGGCCAGGACGTGAAGTGGCCACCGAAAGCCAACCTGCGGTCCTTGTCTCCACCCCTGCAGTTCATCCCCTGCCCCTCTCGGCACTTCCTTTGGCCCACAACGTCTTCCTTCGAAAATTCCTAAACCCCACAGGTGAGCTCCGTCTCATGCTCTCATCTAGAAGGTCCAAAGACCCTTTGGTCTGCGATCCCCAACTTGATCCGAGGGTCTctgccctacccccaccccatgcccaccCCTGGCTACCCGTGGGCTCTGTCCGTGTCGGGCTCCCCCCTAGGCTTGCGATGCCTTCGGCGCCTCCCTCAAGCCGCCCCCTCAGTCGCGTGCCGCCCTCAGCAACCCCCTCGGTCGTCCCCCAGCCTGGCGTGGGCCGCGGCCCCACCGCCCTCACCGCCTTTTTCTTCTTGCGGCTCTGCAGGCGGCTGACCACCAGGTCGGTGTAGAGCACGGGCTTGAGACTGCGCGAGCGCTGCGGCCAGCCGTAGCACAGGGTCTCCGCGCCGCGGTGGGTGCGCCCGTAGCGCACGGAGCACAGCGAGCGCGAGCGCAGCCGCCCGGCGCTGCTGTGGATGCTGTTGACACCGATCATGCTGGCCCGGCCGGCGCGCCGCGGCCCCCGGCCATGCCGCCGTCCGGCCTCGGCCGCGGACGACCCGGACGGCCCGCGGACGGCTCCCCCGACAGCCGGCGCGAgcagcccggcccggcccggcccgagCCCGGCCCGGCTCCCACCGACGCACGGAGCGCtcggcggcgacggcggcggcggcggcgacgctGTCTGCTCTGCAGCTCGGCGAGAgcgggtgggggggtgggcgcCGACGGAGAGGGGAGGGCGAGGGCGAGGGGCGGGGACGGCGCAAAATGGAGGCGTCCGACCGACAGGAGGGCCAGCCGCGCGCCGTCACGCGGGAGGCGCCTGGGAGGGCCGGTGGGGGGGCGGCGCGGTGGCCTTTTCTAGGGGTGCTGGGAGGTTAGGGCTGTGAGATGGGCTGTCCCTGTAGGGTCTGGAGCGCTCTCCTGTCTCGTCTGGGTGCGGTGGTGAGGAGAAAGGTCGGAACGCCTCCTGGCGGCCCTTTTTTACAGAGCCAGGAGGGGCCACGAGGCTAGAGACAGCGGCGCGGGATGGAGACAGCCGTGGAATTACCCAGCTCACCGACCCGCAGATACTTCAAATGCCCGAGTATATAATCACCTTCAAACACCCCACTTTACATACACCCCAACTAACCAGATGCACCAATACACATTCACCTCAACTCACAGACACTACAAATTCAGAGGTACACCTCAAATTTTACAGTCATTAACTCACAGACATACACCCCCTACTCATGGACACCTGTCATAAACCAGATAGTCAATTCGTAGATAtacaccccaacacacacaaacacccaaCCTACATCCCAACACACTCTAAATCATAAGCCCTAAAGCACAAACACACTGCAAGTCAAAGCCCTATGATTCACAGACCCTAAATCACATATACAAGTCAGCATACACCCCAACTCACTGACGCCCCCCCAGCTCACAGTGGACGGCCCCACTCAAGATACGTTCCCAAACTCAGAAGCTCAACATACCCCACGTTCACAGACACGCCCCAGGACACTCCAGTGCTGTCACATGTATGCGGTGGCCGGGAGACCCCTTTGACAACTCTGGGGGTTTCAAGGGAGTGCAGGCCTTCTCAGATAAAACGCCACCCGATCTGGAAGAGGACTGAAGCCAAGGACCAGgccacccccctcctcctcccatcctACCCGCTCCAGTGTAGCTAACCCCTCAGGACCTGGCGCCTGGGCGCGGGGCCTGCCCACTAAGGAGCCAGAAGCGCAGTGTGTAGTCCCAGCTTGGTGCTAACTGGCTTCAGGACCCCGGAAAGCCTTTGTCCCTCTCAGGGCCCCCAACTCCGGGTCCCTCCAGTGCAGCGGTACGAGAGAGGCCTTTGTGGCCGTACACCGTGAGGCGGGGGCTGGGCGCGGGGAGGGAAGTGGTGTACCTATGCGCGCCCCACCGCCCTTGCAgagacccccccacacacaccccacccctttcctcaGTGAACACTTAAGGAGGGGCGCTAACGAAGCCAAAATACAGGGTCCAGGGCCTGCTGGTCACGTGTTTTCGAGAACTGTTTTCCCCGCCCTCCCCCGCTGCGCGCTGGGACTGCGAGTGCGCATGTTCCGGGAAAGCCAGTCttgtgggggctgggggagggggcggtccCCAGGCTGAGTCACTAGAGCTCAGGCTTCCACAGCGGGAACTGGGTGGTGGcaggcccctccccgcccctccctcgGAGGCCTGCTGATAGGtcccctgtccctcccctccAACGAcctctgccccgccccgccccaccccccaccttgaGCAGCTCTCTGGGGAAGTCGCCGCCTTCGTTGAGGCCCTCCAGGTTACCAATGAAGTCTCCGCAGGTCATGCGCTTCCCGATGTTCTAATGGAGGGCACAGAGGCCTCTGAGCTTGGGGAGTCCTTCGCCTCCCAGGCCTTGAGGGCCTGGACGGGGTGCTCCGGGCTCCCTCCCGCCAGCCCCCCTACTCACGTGGCCGTGGAGATCCGTATTGAGTAGCATGAGGGCGCAGGTCAGCGTGTGCGCACCGTCTAGGAGCGAATTGACATTCAGCCTTGGCCACCTCGCAGGGACTTTTACACATCTATCTTCCTCAATCTTCCAGTTCATCCCCTGCCCCCTTTCAGGAACCCCTTTGGCTCACAACCACACTTTTGTAAGTCCCCGACCCCATTAGCAAACCCCTCCAGAGCAAAGACCTCTCTCTTCCAGTAAATCCCTCAGATGGGACCTCTCCCTCTTCTTAGGTCACCCTACCTAACTCCCTAAGGTTCTGGGGGCAGCCCACTGCTTGCCCCCAACACCAACATGCCTCTGTGTCTATGCAAGCCATTGGGCCCCACACAGTTATGCAGACCAAATAGAATCCCTGCTCAGGCCAAGCACTGTCTTGCACATGTATGCAAACAATGACATGCAAACACACCTGCCACGTGCCTCTTCACAACACACACTAGACCCTACCTAGCACTATACCTGCCCACATGCACAGTTCCACATCTGTACAGCCGTGCCAGTACTGTCTGCATACATGCATGCTTGCATGCCTGCAAGCTCATGCATTCGGGTACTTCTGCACACACACTCATGCTGCTTTGCACAGATGTGCCCATCTGCCTCAGTGACCAGCCAGGAATGCCCTGCCCCGGGCCTCCTCACCCTCTGAGGACAGGGCTCCAGGATTGCACTGGAAGTATCTCTGGGAGAAGTGGGCCAGCACGCGCTCCCGTTCCTGGGTCTCACCCATTAAGGCCAGCTCCTTCAGAAACAccctggggaggtgggaagaggggaCATGTCACCTCTACCCAAGGTCCCCTTACCAGGCAGCCCTGGCTCTTGGCCATGCCCAGACAGCTTGGGAAAGGGTGACTTCAGGGCAGTTTAGGGGAGTCACGGGGCTCAGAGGAGGCATAACTGAGGCCCTGCACACCAGGCCTGGAGAGTAGGCGCTGCCCTCAAAGGGCTGGACACCCACCTGAGAGCTTGGTCCAGAGTCATGCCCGTGAAGACAAAGAACTTCAGGTACTCTCCAGCCACAAGTTTGCTGAAGTCGTTGCTGTGGGCAGGGCAGAGAGACAGGTGGAGTCTCAAGGGGAAGTGTCAAGGGGCCAGGTGGGGTTTACCTAGAGACCTGGGGGTATTAGATACAGGGGATGTGGAGGTGCTGCCCACAGGATGCATTCCTTCTCCCCCAATTCTCAATCCCAGCCCAGTGCCTTTACTTCTTGCCCAGGTGCCGGGCCACATCCGCCTTCCTGAAGCCGTCTAGTCGGTACAGCCTCTTAGCTAGGCGCTGCGCAGCCTCCAGGTCTGCTTTCTGCCCATTAGACAAGGTGTCTGTGCTTCCCAGGGCCAGCCGCTCTGTGCTGTCCAGCTCTGAGTCCGAATCAGACACGAGCTGGCTCAGGGGTGGTTCACTGCCAGGGTAGAACACCAGCTCAGAGGTGGGGCAAGCCCTCAGGGGCCATCCAGATCCTTCCTCTGCCTCCAGACCCAGTAGACAGAGAAGGGAAGATTGGGACATGGGgaaggcatttttcttttctccagagaAGGAAATTCCTTCCTTCAGCCTACTCCATCATTACCACCTCTCTGTGGAAGTCCCGCCTCAAATCTAACccacatccatgttgctgctttGGGAGTTCTGGCTGCTTTCCCCAAAGCTCCCTAAGTTTGCTATTAGACATAGATTCCCCATTCCCACACTGGACCTACTCAGGACAGAGTCTTCTGTGTCTGAGACTATGGGCAAAGATAGGATAGATGGACTGCTAGGGAGGAACAGTGGAGGGTCAGACAAAGATGTGAGGACAGCAGGGACACTTTCCTGCTCCTAtgtctttcctcttcctgccttttAGGGAGAGGAGCCTCCTCCAGTCCTTCTCTTATACCCTCAAAGAAGTAGGCTCTGGGGTAGAGGGTATTGGGGGTCAGAGTGAATTCCTCATCCCCTGTCTCCTTCTGCCTTCCTTTCCCACCCCAGCTGCTCTACTCACAAAGCCACCTGTCACCCCAGAGACAGAGGCCGGAAACTCCTAGTTGCTAGGCAACCCTGTCTCTCTGGCCACCCCCTCCTGTTGCCATGGCTTCAGTGACTGAGAGGGTAGCTGGCAGAGGGGAGAGCAGAAAGGTTAGACTGGTGAAAGGACTTCCTGGAGAAGGGTGAGAGACTCTAGATTGGAGGGGGGAGGTGACATGGGAGGGAAGCAAAAGGAGAAGCTGGTGGCTGCATCTTTGGGAGAAACCTCCAGGCTGACTGAGGGTAAGATCAGAAGAATTCTAAGCAGGTTAGGGCTCTgtctggggagggaagggcccTTCTAGAGAAAGAGGAGGGTGTCCTCTAGGGACCCTTCAATCCTAAACCATGGTTTCGCAAGTCACTGGATCTGAGACCAAGGCGGCAGCTGTGAGGGGCTCCCACTCACAGCCAATGGAAGTAGTCCtccaaatgagaaaacacatCTGTATCCCCTAACCACTCCTATCAGGGGTCAAGAATATAAACTACATCTTCACACTCAGGCTCTGTCCCTTAGAGCAACTGttcctggggccctggggccctggggcctCAAGTCTGAGGACCCAAAGGAATCACTCACCTGCCCAGGGGAGCTGCCCCCAGCCCGTAGCTGTCTTCTGAGTGGCAGGGACTAGGGGGCTCCCTCCTTGGGGCCTGCTTGgcctctgcctcctcttcctcccctctctgtgTCCAAGGCCCATCAGCAGCAGAGCTGGTACCAGAATCCGGTTCGAGAGGGGCAAGTGGGGCAGAAGCAGGTGGGtcaggcctgggggcagggggctggggaggcagctCAAAGGTGAAGAAGGGGCTCTGGGTTGGGCCAGGTGAGGCCAGGGCCTCCAGCGAGGCGAGGCTGGTGTAGGAGGTGCCCTTGGCCCGGTGTGACTCCAAGATGGCTTCAAACACACAACTGAAAGAGTCGGGCCCATCAGCCAAGGGGCTGGTCCCAGGTAGAAAGGGCAGAGGCGACTTGAGAGGCCCGGAGTGAGGCATTCGGGTGCCTggcctgcaggggtggggagaagaatcTCTGATCAGGGGCCTACAGGACAGCTCTCAGGTAGCATTTCATTGAACTTTCATACCGACTCTATGAAGGGGATTATCATCCCCTTTCCACAGGCTCCCAGCCCCCGAAAAGAGCCACCCGAGTATGGGGTCCCCACCACAGGTTTGCCAAGCTATTTAGTGACCCTGGAGCACCCCAGCCCTACCCATACCCAACACCCAatcccctttctctctcactccctgttaatctccctttctcctccttctccctgaTCCTCTCTCCTCCTGCCATCCCATTTCTATTTCTGGCAACATCTTAGGAAAAGAAGATGAGGATCCAGGCTGAAATGGGGTgtgagacagagaggaaggcCCCTACACTCCACGTTCTCCTGCCGGGATCCAGGATCTAGCCTGATGCTCCCGTGCCCCCAGGCTTGATTCTGACCTCGGCCTGTCACTCTGCCCCTGGCCCTCATTAGAACCCCTTTCCTCCTCTACCCTGGCTGCCCCTACCCTCCTGGGCTCTTGATGATGGTCCccatacccccccaccccccgcacccTGCCAGGCCTCAGGCCTCTGTCCGGAATCCCGAGTGCTACAGCGCCCTGTCAGCACACCGCTTTGTCCTGACAGTCCTGGCCCCACCCTTGTCTCTATTCCCATCCCTTTGAGCCCACCTCTGGCTCTGGGCCAGTGGGAAGGAGCAAGCCACtttcctctcccactcccccactcACCGGGCCCCTTCTGAGGCCTCAAACACCTCGTCGTCCACATCCTCTTCCCCACCtgcctcatcctcatcctcattgCCACTGCCCAGGCTGGAACGAGGGCCAAGGCATGGGCCGGGACGTGGGGCAGGTGGGCGGGCAGTGCCAGGCGGGCCCTCAGAGCTGGGCTGACTCTCGATGGCCGAGTCAGCCTCCTCCCGCTCAGCCAGCACCTCATCGATGTCGGTCTCGCGGTAGCACCTCAGGGGCACTGTGTCCAGGTCCGTCTCGGAGTACTTGGCTGCTCGCCCCACAGCCACCCCAGAGCCCTGCCCTGAGCCCACCCCAGGTGGAGATGGGGGGGCCTGCTCTGGGGGCTTAGCACCTGCAGTGTGCACAGGCATCCTGGTCAGGAGGTTATTCAGGTCAGCTCCCTGTCCTGATTCTGTTCTCAGAAGGAACTCTCCCCCACGGCCTCAAACTGGCAGGAAGTTCTTTCACTGTCTAGCCGCCATTCCTCCTGCTACAAACTCAGCTTTTTCCTGGTGCCAGTGGAGCTCATTTCAAATCAAGTTCTTATCAAACAGCTTTGAGGGGCCTGAGGGAGACCAGCCTCTTTTCTACTCCAAGGAATGACCCTTGACATCCTgccatcccctccctccactaCCCAGCTTCCTCCAAGTGCCCAACCTAGCTgccatcccccaaccccctaTCATAACACAGATGGATagactgaggcctagagaggcaTTAGCTGACTCAGAAGCCCAGGAAAGAATAGGGGGAGGTTTAAAGGAAGGCTCCCTAGCCCGCCATGGCTGCTGTGGAAAAGGCCCTGTCCTGTTCCCCTTGCCTCAGTCCCAGGCCTTACCTGAGCTGGGGGAGTCCAAAGAGCCATAGAAGAATTCCCATTTGGCTCGAGCGATTCTCTGGGCATGAGAGGAGACTTCTCTGGGTGAGGACCAGGTGTCCCCCTAAGCCAAGGAGGGAGACATAGACACAGGCACCCAGAGATAAAGccagacacacaaagacacaagAACATGGGACAGAAACACAGAACGAAAAACATACAGGGACAGAGGTGCAGAGACATAAGGACAAACAAAGAGGGCAAGAAAGAGGCAGATTTAGCACAGATTGAAGGATTCAGAGTGAACAGCTGATAGGCCCAAGACCACCAAGAAGACAAGCCTTGGCCTTTGCTGGGTCTCTGGGGTTCCAGGGAGCCCAAGGGAGATCACATACCTGGTTAAGGAGTCCAGTGTCAGCAGGTCCTCGGAATAATGTGGCCAGGTGCTCAGAGGGTCCCCCCAGCCCATTGGGGAGAGAGGAGTAAAGGCCGTCTGCTCCAACCTGAGGTTGAGCTGGTGGCCCGTGTAAAAGGCCCTGGCTGCCAGGCAGAGCTGAGCCTCCTCCAGCTGGGAGTGGGTCTGATGTGGATGCTTCTAGCCGCAACTTTCGGTTGGAGCCAGGACCAAGGGCTGGGGTGGGACTGGGAGGAGAGACCCCACCCAGGTCCCAGCTCCGACTCAAGCCTCCAGGAGCAGGTAGACCATTCAGTGGCCTCACGCTGGCCTTCTCCACAAAGCGGAATATGACCACAGAGCTCCGGGCCCCTGGTGGGGGCTTCCCAGTGGGTGAAGAGGGTGCCCAGGGTGAGGGAGCAACACGGGGTGAAGGGGGGCCACGCAGGGGTGTACAGGGTGCTGTCACACGTCCAAGTTCCCGGCCTTGGGGACTTGGACCTGCCACCCGCCGTAGTAGGGAGCCTGTGCTACCATACATGCTGGCGGGGGGGCTCTGGGGCACTGGGCCTTCGGGGAGCCAGCGGCGTGGGCATCGTGGCGGGGAGATGGCACAGTCGCCTTCCGAGCAGAAGCGCATGGCACCCTGGGCCATGCTGGGGCCGGGGGTCAGGCTGGGGGGGCAGGGATGGCCAGGCCAGGTGGGGAGTGAGGGCGCAGCATACTCTTCAGACAGGCCTgcaagagaggaaagggaggagggggtgaACTGCCAGGGAGTCGGGTGGACAGGAGagcagagacagggaagggaaagctggCTGGGGTCACTGAGCACCAGGGGTCTAGCCCATGCCGGGAATATGGCATCGTTGATCCCACCCCTGGGGGTGGTGATCAGTCTTCCTGCTGGGGCTACTTCCATGGAGGCCTGAAGAGAAAAGAATTGTACCCCCAATGGGCCCCTGGCTCCTCTCCTTTCTGCCTGGGGGCTCTAAGCACCaccctgggaggagagaggaaggtatTTCAGAAGTTGAATGAGCCCAGAGTTCCTGTGGCATTTTGGAACTActtctggtgggggagggggaagactGCTACCCCACCCTCAGGACCAGAAGTATCAGCCAGCCATCATCATCGTCCAGCCATGGACCTTCCACAGTCTCTCTATAGAAGCCCCTCACTCAGGGGGAGAGAACTCAGGCCtcctggaaggagagggaggaagaatggGGGTGGTATATAGGGACATGAGGGGCTGAGAGGCATAggtgaaagggaagagaaaggcctGAACAGAGGCTCCTCCTCTACTACATACATGCTGAATGGGAAAGGGACATTCTTGTTCTCCATACAGGTACACatactcatgcacacacacacataaggaCAAATAATATCAGTACACAGCTAACACATTCATAGACAACACCCTccagcacacacagacacaggcacacacacacattgctcAAAGACACACCCTCATACACTCTCACAGTCATAACAAATATGTGTGTAATGGAAAGGCACATGcttgttttacacacacactgCAATCAAACAGGAACACACAAAGAGATACCCAAATATACACACAGGCCCTCATTCTCCAAGGCACATAGAGACACAGGCATATCAGACACTCACAGACACTTACTGGTCACAGTCACACACATACAGATGCATCCTCACACACATCCGTAAACAGGGACATacaccctctcccccaacccccactaGTCACTGGTCTCTGGCGGGGGGGGGCAGCGTGAAGGCTGAACCAgaccctctccccatctctccccccaccctctagGCGTATGACAGATCTTGTCCAACCCAGGAAGGACCATAAAGGGGTAAAAGGTCCCCTGGTGGCAATGCAGGGTAGGGGCAAGGGTCAGGAGCAGCAACCCTGCCAGGCAGGTTTCTGAAGCTCAATCGGGGCCCAGCGCACCCCCAGTGCAGCCCTGGACTCGAGCCGCCTCAGTACTCACCGCTGCTCGCCTGGAGCTGGGGCCGaggagaggcaggggagaggctgggcccagctCAGCTGTGAAGGCAGCGCGACTCCCGCTTGCTCCCGCTTGCTCCAGGCCCGCCCGCCTCTCAGTCCCACCTTCCCCCCTACGCGCGGTTCAGAGCTaatcctcccccccaccccgccctttCCCGGGGCCCTGAGCCCCGGAGGCTGGCCCCCCTTCTCGACGCTAGGTCCCCGCTGGGCAATCCCGCCAACCTGAGACCCGCCCCTGAGGAGGGGGAGGACGTATGGAACCTCTGGTTTGTTCTTCAGACCCTCACATGACCCACCCCAATCGTGTCCACGTCCCTCTCGTCCACCACCCCGAGCCGCACGCAGGACCCAGCTGCACACGCGTGTCCCGCTCCAGACCCCACGCGTGTCCCTAGGAGGTTGCCACATGACCTGTTACATGCCACATGCGCTCCCGCCCCCACGAGCACGCGGCCGCGCCAGCACACGGTACGGGTGTAGACTGGACCCGCCCCCTAAATCCAGGAGACCATCAATTTATGGAAGAAAGATCTAGAGAGCACTGCCTCAAAACCTCCGGATGTTCTAAGACTAGGACTCAGGAGACACAGCCCTGACCACTCGCCCAGGATGCAGCAGAAGGGATGTTAGTCAGACTTCAAAAAGAACTTCCTTGCTGCCTGAGTTAGGCGTCCTGCCCGTCTGGTAAGAGGTTAGACGGAATGACGCCTGGACTAGAGGAAGTGGGAGACAGGCAATCCTTGTGTCCTTGGCCAAGGTAGAAGCGGGCCCGGCTATTTTAAGAAAGCACCGCTAAAGTTACTAGGGCAACTGCTCTCCTTGGGAACTCCAGGGCAGGCAAGTGGTGACCTCGGAAGGAAGAAGGGGTCTGTTCGAGTGGTCAGGGGGCGCAAGAACTTGCGGGGCGGGGGTGCGCGGGGCTCACCGCGGGGAGGGGCTGTGCGAGCTCGGCGTGGTGCTGAAGGGGACAGCGCCAGATTTGTCGCACTGCGCAGGCGCAGAAGCGGGAACAACGCTGGGATGGGGAGGAGGCGCGCGGCCCGAGGTGGTGCGCGCCCACTTGATTCTATCTTAGCACAGATCTGTCCTCCCAGCTACCCTTCCCCAAGCAGGCGGAGGAAAAGGGAGCAAGTCCCTCACCCAAACTGACCCTCCCTGGTCCTTCCCCGCTGCTGTTTACTCCCTTCTCGCATcatgggagtgggggtggggtgggggagggtggaggagtgTGAAAGGGATTTTGGGAAAACCAGGATGCCTGAGTTCTTTATCCCGACTCGCTTGACCCCGGACAAGGAGCTGCTTCTCCAGGGCCTCGGTTTCATCTTCAAAGTGGAGTGACGGAACAGACATGCCCACCTTGCAGAGATGCCGAAGCCCTGATAATGGATGGGAAGCATTTTTCGTTATGAAGAGGCAGGTGAAACGGTTGCACGACGGGAAAGTGCAACCCTgctggggccggggtgggggtggggggatgggagctATCTGGGAGAGCAGTAGCCCTAGGCCTCCTTCACATCCTCCCCGCCAATGGATGATGGGGAAAGCACTGCTCCAGAGGTTCCCTGGAGCGGACTCTGAACTAGGATCTGGGGAGGCAGTGAGAGGGCAACCCAGAGTCTGAGCCcagagctctgtgtgtgtgtgtgggggggggggattaCTGCCCCAGGGCGGGCCCAGCCCCAGACCCCACAACTAAACCCCCAGGCCAACCGATAAGCAGTATTCCTGGCGGGCTGACCTGAACACTTATTCTTCTCAGGACTCTAGACCTCCTGGATAAAGGAAAGGGACCCAGTTGGAGATACAGTCCTTCTTCTCGACCCTACATTTCTCCCTCCAAGGTGTAAACCCGTTACAAATCTTCCGGGAGTGGAAGGGGTTGGATAGCTCTGTACTTCACAATTAACCAGGGATGGGAGGTTTGGGCAAGTTTGCttgatgaaggaagaaaaattctAGCTTTCCCCATTCAATTCATTCAGCAATTCTTGGGcatctactacgtgccaggcaatAAGAGCCTGGacagtttttccccatttttcaaaCTCGCTAAACGCGATCAGAGGGCAGAGAAAATAGGCCCAGAACCTTAACAGTCCTGGCCCCGCCCCTTATACTTTTGGCTTTGCCTGCTCCTCCCATCACTTCACTTTGAGGCGGTCACTAGCCCAAAACGAAAAAAGCCAGTCTCTGCTGCACCATCGCATTCTTCAGCCTCGGGTCTCAAGCCCTGTAGCGGAGAAGGCGAGGTCTAACTTTATACCACCGGCCTGTTTCGCCTTCAGTTTCGGGACCCATCCGGAACACTTTCAGACAGGATCCTCAGCGAGCCGGCACTCGATTGAATCGGTCTGTCTCTACAGCCAAAGTAGGCGGGTTCGCTGCGGCCGCTCCAGGCCAAAGCAAGACCTTACTGCGCACGCGCAGTAGACAGCCGATGGAGCCACCAATGGAGCTGTCCGGAGGGGAGCAAGAGCCCGGAGCCGTCAGGTACCGAGCACCGGAGGGGCCGAGAGAGGGAAAAAAGGCCTGGGGGAGGGTAGCTGAACCAGGGCCGGGTCTGGGGGGTCGCTTTTAGGAGCCGGGGCTTAGGAGCATAACGGAGGCGGACTCGCAGGTAACAGCAACCCGGTGACGCCGCCGCCAACGCCCCTTTGCCCGCAGGCTCCTGGACCTGCCCTGGGAAGACGTGCTGCTCCCACACGTCCTGAGCCGTGTGCCGCTGCGCCAGCTGCTCCGGCTGCAGCGCGTCAGTCGGGCCTTCCGGGCGCTAGTGCAGCTGCACCTGGCCGGGCTGCGCCGCTTCGACGCCGCTCAGGTAAGCCTGGGGCCGGAGCCCCACCCACTTCTGCCCCCGCCCCGGCTCCAGCCCCGCCTCTAACCTCCAGTCCCCAGACCTGAACCTCCAGCCCCCAGCTCTGCTGTCTACCCTTTGGGATCCCCCTTGGGCCTCTAGGAATGACCTGGAAGCGA
This genomic window contains:
- the PSD gene encoding PH and SEC7 domain-containing protein 1 isoform X2, which encodes MAQGAMRFCSEGDCAISPPRCPRRWLPEGPVPQSPPASMYGSTGSLLRRVAGPSPQGRELGRVTAPCTPLRGPPSPRVAPSPWAPSSPTGKPPPGARSSVVIFRFVEKASVRPLNGLPAPGGLSRSWDLGGVSPPSPTPALGPGSNRKLRLEASTSDPLPAGGGSALPGSQGLLHGPPAQPQVGADGLYSSLPNGLGGPSEHLATLFRGPADTGLLNQGDTWSSPREVSSHAQRIARAKWEFFYGSLDSPSSGAKPPEQAPPSPPGVGSGQGSGVAVGRAAKYSETDLDTVPLRCYRETDIDEVLAEREEADSAIESQPSSEGPPGTARPPAPRPGPCLGPRSSLGSGNEDEDEAGGEEDVDDEVFEASEGARPGTRMPHSGPLKSPLPFLPGTSPLADGPDSFSCVFEAILESHRAKGTSYTSLASLEALASPGPTQSPFFTFELPPQPPAPRPDPPASAPLAPLEPDSGTSSAADGPWTQRGEEEEAEAKQAPRREPPSPCHSEDSYGLGAAPLGSEPPLSQLVSDSDSELDSTERLALGSTDTLSNGQKADLEAAQRLAKRLYRLDGFRKADVARHLGKNNDFSKLVAGEYLKFFVFTGMTLDQALRVFLKELALMGETQERERVLAHFSQRYFQCNPGALSSEDGAHTLTCALMLLNTDLHGHNIGKRMTCGDFIGNLEGLNEGGDFPRELLKALYSSIKNEKLQWAIDEEELRRSLSELADPNPKVIKRVSGGSGSGSSPFLDLTPEPGATVYKHGALVRKVHADPDCRKTPRGKRGWKNFHGILKGMILYLQKEEYQPGEAPSEAELKNAISIHHALATRASDYSKRPHVFYLRTADWRVFLFQAPSLEQMQSWITRINVVAAMFSAPPFPAAVSSQKKFSRPLLPSAATRLPQEEQMRTHEAKLKAMASELRQHRAAHLGKKARGKEAEEQRQKEAYLEFEKSRYGTYAALLRVKLKAGSEELDAVEAALAQAGSTEDGLPPPHSSPSSQPNTSSQPRAQCPGPESRAGAGSGRWKP
- the PSD gene encoding PH and SEC7 domain-containing protein 1 isoform X1; amino-acid sequence: MAQGAMRFCSEGDCAISPPRCPRRWLPEGPVPQSPPASMYGSTGSLLRRVAGPSPQGRELGRVTAPCTPLRGPPSPRVAPSPWAPSSPTGKPPPGARSSVVIFRFVEKASVRPLNGLPAPGGLSRSWDLGGVSPPSPTPALGPGSNRKLRLEASTSDPLPAGGGSALPGSQGLLHGPPAQPQVGADGLYSSLPNGLGGPSEHLATLFRGPADTGLLNQGDTWSSPREVSSHAQRIARAKWEFFYGSLDSPSSGAKPPEQAPPSPPGVGSGQGSGVAVGRAAKYSETDLDTVPLRCYRETDIDEVLAEREEADSAIESQPSSEGPPGTARPPAPRPGPCLGPRSSLGSGNEDEDEAGGEEDVDDEVFEASEGARPGTRMPHSGPLKSPLPFLPGTSPLADGPDSFSCVFEAILESHRAKGTSYTSLASLEALASPGPTQSPFFTFELPPQPPAPRPDPPASAPLAPLEPDSGTSSAADGPWTQRGEEEEAEAKQAPRREPPSPCHSEDSYGLGAAPLGSEPPLSQLVSDSDSELDSTERLALGSTDTLSNGQKADLEAAQRLAKRLYRLDGFRKADVARHLGKNNDFSKLVAGEYLKFFVFTGMTLDQALRVFLKELALMGETQERERVLAHFSQRYFQCNPGALSSEDGAHTLTCALMLLNTDLHGHNIGKRMTCGDFIGNLEGLNEGGDFPRELLKATPKKRGPLCHYWNPSSPPTTPRPLQVPQANCTEALYSSIKNEKLQWAIDEEELRRSLSELADPNPKVIKRVSGGSGSGSSPFLDLTPEPGATVYKHGALVRKVHADPDCRKTPRGKRGWKNFHGILKGMILYLQKEEYQPGEAPSEAELKNAISIHHALATRASDYSKRPHVFYLRTADWRVFLFQAPSLEQMQSWITRINVVAAMFSAPPFPAAVSSQKKFSRPLLPSAATRLPQEEQMRTHEAKLKAMASELRQHRAAHLGKKARGKEAEEQRQKEAYLEFEKSRYGTYAALLRVKLKAGSEELDAVEAALAQAGSTEDGLPPPHSSPSSQPNTSSQPRAQCPGPESRAGAGSGRWKP